Proteins encoded in a region of the Paucibacter sediminis genome:
- a CDS encoding M13 family metallopeptidase yields MPKKQLLLSLAAAAVCGLAAAQETPLASLPYTPSLDPAAMDRTADPCEDLYQYACGGWLSNNPVPPDQSRWSVYAKMANENQRYLWGTLEQLARDGAAGAKLSANQAKMGDYFAACMNEEAANAQGLKPLQPLLDRIAALGSKQQLPALLAALHLVSGNDRLLFGFGANQDFANSSQVIAFAVAGGISLPDRDMYLQQDEKALQLREQFRSHIARTFEALGESPAAAQAAARSVLATETLLARATLSRVDKRDPYKTFHKLNARGLQDLTPGFDWAAYRRALGVDARLNTVNVTEPAFFKALDKHLKAMSLDELKTYLRWQLVSSAAPYLNQELVQLNFDFFGQALNGVPQLKSRWKRCVELVDAQLGEALGQEFVQKNFSPELKAQTQKMTGEIEAAMAESVNALPWMSAATKARAMDKLHSIVNKVGYPDQWRDYGAFEVSRSDFLANVQRGNAFEARRQLAKIGKPLDRGEWGMTPQTVNAYYNAQMNDINFPAAVLQPPLYDARLDAAPNYGNTGGTIGHELIHGFDDEGRQFDAKGNLKDWWTRKDAKAFEQRAACVVDQYAQYTIVDDIKINSKLTLGEDLADLGGLVLALSAWKAHTAGMALENRDGLTPEQRFFVGFAQWDCNNARPEALRVQALTNPHSPGRYRINGVVVNMPEFEKAFACKPGQQMVKPQAERCKVW; encoded by the coding sequence ATGCCCAAGAAGCAGTTGTTGTTGTCCCTCGCCGCCGCCGCCGTCTGCGGTCTGGCCGCCGCCCAGGAGACGCCCCTCGCCAGCCTGCCCTACACGCCCAGCCTCGACCCGGCGGCGATGGATCGCACGGCCGATCCCTGCGAGGATCTCTACCAATATGCCTGCGGCGGCTGGCTGAGCAACAACCCGGTGCCGCCCGACCAGTCGCGCTGGTCCGTGTATGCCAAGATGGCCAACGAGAACCAGCGCTACCTCTGGGGCACGCTGGAGCAGCTGGCCAGGGACGGCGCCGCCGGCGCCAAGCTGAGCGCCAACCAGGCCAAGATGGGCGACTACTTCGCCGCCTGCATGAACGAGGAGGCCGCCAACGCACAAGGCCTCAAGCCGCTGCAGCCGCTGCTGGACCGCATCGCCGCGCTCGGCAGCAAGCAGCAGCTGCCGGCCCTGCTGGCCGCCCTGCACCTGGTCAGCGGCAACGACCGCCTGCTGTTCGGTTTCGGCGCCAACCAGGATTTCGCCAACTCCAGCCAGGTGATCGCCTTCGCGGTGGCCGGCGGCATCAGCTTGCCCGACCGCGACATGTATCTGCAGCAGGACGAGAAGGCGCTGCAGCTGCGCGAGCAGTTCCGCAGCCATATCGCGCGCACCTTCGAAGCCCTGGGCGAAAGCCCCGCCGCCGCGCAGGCCGCCGCCCGCAGCGTGCTGGCCACCGAGACCCTGCTGGCGCGCGCCACGCTCAGCCGCGTCGACAAGCGCGACCCCTACAAGACATTCCACAAGCTCAACGCGCGCGGCCTGCAAGACCTGACCCCCGGCTTCGACTGGGCCGCCTACCGGCGCGCGCTCGGCGTGGATGCCAGGCTCAACACCGTCAACGTCACCGAGCCGGCCTTCTTCAAGGCGCTGGACAAGCATCTCAAGGCGATGAGCCTGGACGAGCTCAAGACCTATCTGCGCTGGCAGCTGGTGAGCAGCGCGGCGCCCTATCTCAACCAGGAGCTGGTGCAGCTGAACTTCGACTTCTTCGGCCAGGCGCTGAATGGCGTGCCGCAGCTCAAGAGCCGCTGGAAGCGCTGTGTCGAGCTGGTGGACGCGCAGCTGGGCGAGGCCCTGGGTCAGGAGTTCGTGCAGAAGAACTTCAGCCCCGAGCTGAAGGCCCAGACGCAGAAGATGACCGGCGAGATCGAGGCCGCGATGGCCGAGAGCGTGAACGCCCTGCCCTGGATGAGCGCGGCCACCAAGGCGCGCGCGATGGACAAGCTGCACAGCATCGTCAACAAGGTCGGCTACCCCGACCAGTGGCGCGACTACGGCGCCTTCGAGGTCTCGCGCAGCGATTTCCTCGCCAATGTGCAGCGCGGCAACGCCTTCGAGGCGCGGCGCCAGCTGGCCAAGATCGGCAAGCCGCTGGACCGCGGCGAATGGGGCATGACACCGCAGACGGTGAACGCCTATTACAACGCGCAGATGAACGACATCAACTTCCCGGCCGCGGTGCTGCAGCCGCCGCTTTACGACGCCAGGCTCGACGCCGCGCCCAACTATGGCAACACCGGCGGCACCATCGGCCACGAGCTGATCCATGGCTTCGACGACGAGGGCCGGCAGTTCGATGCCAAGGGCAATCTGAAGGACTGGTGGACCAGGAAGGATGCGAAGGCCTTCGAGCAGCGCGCCGCCTGCGTGGTGGACCAGTACGCCCAGTACACCATCGTCGACGACATCAAGATCAACAGCAAACTCACGCTGGGCGAGGACCTCGCCGACCTGGGCGGCCTGGTGCTGGCGCTGTCGGCCTGGAAGGCGCACACCGCCGGCATGGCGCTGGAAAACCGCGACGGCCTCACGCCCGAGCAGCGCTTCTTCGTCGGCTTCGCGCAATGGGACTGCAACAACGCGCGCCCCGAGGCGCTGCGTGTGCAGGCGCTCACCAACCCGCATTCGCCGGGCCGCTACCGCATCAATGGCGTGGTGGTGAACATGCCCGAGTTCGAGAAAGCCTTTGCCTGCAAGCCCGGGCAGCAGATGGTCAAGCCGCAGGCCGAGCGCTGCAAGGTCTGGTAA
- a CDS encoding serine hydrolase domain-containing protein codes for MAASSTSARNINSADTGRRLSLAALAMLALPARGRAAEPEAADAPDARLAQLARELPAWLAELDVPGASLVLLREARVCWAAHLGLRERGGAEPVRADTVFEAASMSKPVLAYLAMQLVQAGRLALDRPVLDYADERFEPAQPAQARITARMLLSHSSGLPNWRAGDAEHGPLQLGFEPGARFAYSGEGYYYLQRVLERITGLPLQALAERQLFQPLGMSHSGFVLTPALDALRARGHDEAGRPLPASDYRRANAGYTLYTTAADYARFIAALLEPRPGAAHALGAEWRSAMLAPQLEAGDRQPLPRPARARGDRVFWSLGWAVERGAQGLIAYHSGTNSTGFRCFSQFAPARGSGLVLMSNGLAGNKLWQRLLALLGDL; via the coding sequence GTGGCCGCTTCTTCTACCTCAGCGCGCAATATCAATTCCGCTGATACCGGGCGGCGCCTGAGCCTGGCGGCGCTGGCCATGCTGGCCCTGCCCGCGCGCGGGCGTGCGGCCGAGCCGGAGGCCGCCGACGCGCCCGATGCACGCCTTGCGCAGCTGGCGCGCGAACTGCCGGCCTGGCTGGCCGAGCTGGACGTGCCGGGCGCGAGCCTGGTGCTGCTGCGCGAGGCCAGGGTCTGCTGGGCCGCCCACCTGGGCCTGCGCGAGCGCGGCGGCGCCGAGCCGGTGCGCGCCGACACGGTGTTCGAGGCCGCCTCGATGAGCAAGCCGGTGCTGGCCTATCTGGCCATGCAGCTGGTGCAGGCCGGGCGGCTGGCGCTGGACCGGCCGGTGCTGGACTATGCGGACGAGCGCTTCGAACCCGCGCAGCCGGCGCAGGCGCGCATCACCGCCCGCATGCTGCTCTCGCACAGCTCGGGCCTGCCCAACTGGCGCGCCGGCGATGCCGAGCATGGGCCGCTGCAGCTCGGCTTCGAGCCCGGCGCGCGTTTCGCGTATTCGGGCGAGGGCTATTACTACCTGCAGCGCGTGCTGGAGCGCATCACCGGCCTGCCGCTGCAGGCCCTGGCCGAGCGCCAGCTGTTCCAGCCCCTGGGCATGAGCCACAGCGGCTTTGTGCTCACGCCCGCGCTGGATGCCTTGCGCGCGCGCGGCCACGACGAAGCCGGCCGGCCGCTGCCGGCCAGCGACTACCGCCGGGCCAATGCCGGCTACACCCTCTACACCACTGCCGCCGACTACGCGCGTTTCATCGCCGCCCTGCTGGAGCCGCGGCCCGGCGCGGCGCATGCGCTCGGCGCCGAGTGGCGCAGCGCCATGCTGGCGCCGCAGCTCGAGGCCGGCGACCGCCAGCCCCTGCCGCGGCCCGCCCGGGCGCGCGGCGACCGGGTGTTCTGGAGCCTGGGCTGGGCGGTCGAGCGCGGCGCGCAGGGCCTGATCGCCTATCACAGTGGTACCAACAGCACGGGGTTCCGCTGTTTCAGCCAGTTCGCGCCGGCGCGCGGCAGCGGCCTGGTGCTGATGAGCAACGGCCTGGCCGGCAACAAACTCTGGCAGCGCCTGCTGGCGCTGCTGGGTGACCTTTGA
- a CDS encoding TonB-dependent receptor, protein MKPALRPYLAASSLPPQMRSTALAAALMLALPAWAQSTDTLNRVEITGSAIKRLESEGALPVQVISREDITKQGLTTAAEIVARLSASASNLTDGGSIGYGGFRDQMGMNGANLRGIGVSSTLVLLNGRRMANFASPGDASGVDLNSIPAAAIQRVEVLLDGASALYGSDAIGGVINFITRKDYRGVELNASAGGTSEGGGAKRTASVAGGAGDVSRDGFNVFGVIDLQRTSSLNANQRKFIDELKIPERLPDLLSSASFPGNIRLSSSQRRTLIADGFSTNGKSVISSRTINPAAAKGCNGPSSLYLPDGIGGVDGCTYDYMRDIELYPESDKASLFGRGVFDLGSGHQFFAEASLSRSKTLYTGTPNRVDADMDVSKVPALAGTSLAKLAADDEDRIMTVRTRLSEAGLRTSELVSTNQRYVAGVNGTLAKWDYEVAFNHSSSTVSDRDHQGYLNEPMIRDGFAAGTLNPFGPSSAAGLALYEAAQIRGEVRRAEGSMDSLDFKASRALGALAGGDLALALGGEFRREKQNYRQSDALAQDLILGETSQGPDADFGHSRKVAGVFAELSAPVTKELELQAALRYERYQVTGSATSPKLGLKYVPSKELLLRASVGAGFRAPSLSDLYRPVTQGTAATLVDPVCMAADPGNTVTDCSDTWATFQFSNPKLKPERSRQFSLGAVLEPQRGMNFSLDYWNIQKRELISTLGVDSILAHLDKYGSLVHRDEDGVIDHIDLVKENRGRQKISGLDLGVALSGLKSSIGTFGLRLNGTWTLESKQQTGNGDPYISNLGHFINDGVVQRWRHTLAADWEQGPWSATLSNSYLSAYTDQTVIGKVDRQVGAYSLWDLTGAWKFNAALTLRAGVKNLFNTAPPFSQQAWFFLSGYDPSYTDTRGRFFYLSAQYQFR, encoded by the coding sequence ATGAAACCAGCCCTGCGCCCCTACCTCGCCGCATCTTCGCTGCCGCCGCAAATGCGCAGCACCGCGCTGGCCGCGGCCCTGATGCTGGCCCTGCCGGCCTGGGCGCAGAGCACCGACACGCTGAACCGCGTGGAGATCACCGGCTCCGCCATCAAGCGCCTGGAGAGCGAGGGCGCGCTGCCGGTGCAGGTGATCAGCCGCGAGGACATCACCAAGCAGGGCCTCACCACCGCGGCCGAGATCGTCGCCCGGCTCAGCGCCAGCGCCAGCAACCTGACCGATGGCGGCAGCATCGGCTACGGCGGCTTCCGCGACCAGATGGGCATGAATGGCGCCAATCTGCGCGGCATCGGCGTGTCGTCCACGCTGGTGCTGCTGAACGGCCGGCGCATGGCCAACTTCGCCTCGCCCGGCGATGCCTCGGGCGTGGACCTCAACAGCATTCCGGCCGCTGCGATCCAGCGCGTCGAGGTGCTGCTGGACGGCGCCTCGGCGCTCTACGGCAGCGATGCCATCGGCGGCGTGATCAACTTCATCACCCGCAAGGACTACCGCGGCGTCGAGCTCAATGCCAGTGCCGGCGGCACCAGCGAGGGCGGCGGAGCCAAGCGCACCGCCTCGGTGGCCGGCGGCGCTGGCGACGTGAGCCGCGACGGCTTCAATGTGTTCGGCGTGATCGACCTGCAGCGCACCAGCAGCCTGAACGCCAACCAGCGCAAGTTCATCGACGAGCTGAAGATCCCCGAGCGCCTGCCGGACCTGCTCTCCAGCGCCTCCTTCCCCGGCAATATCCGGCTCAGCAGCAGCCAGCGCAGGACGCTCATCGCCGACGGCTTCTCCACCAATGGCAAGAGCGTCATCAGCAGCCGCACCATCAACCCGGCCGCGGCCAAGGGCTGCAATGGGCCCTCCTCGCTCTACCTGCCGGACGGCATCGGCGGCGTGGACGGCTGTACCTACGACTACATGCGCGACATCGAGCTCTACCCGGAGTCCGACAAGGCCAGCCTGTTCGGGCGCGGCGTGTTCGACCTGGGCAGCGGCCACCAGTTCTTTGCCGAGGCCTCGCTGAGCCGCTCCAAGACCCTGTACACCGGCACGCCGAATCGCGTCGATGCCGACATGGACGTGTCCAAGGTGCCCGCGCTGGCCGGCACCAGCCTGGCCAAGCTGGCGGCCGATGACGAAGACCGCATCATGACCGTGCGCACCCGGCTCAGCGAGGCCGGCCTGCGCACCAGCGAGCTGGTGTCGACCAACCAGCGCTATGTGGCCGGCGTGAACGGCACGCTCGCCAAGTGGGACTACGAGGTCGCCTTCAACCACAGCAGCAGCACCGTCTCCGATCGCGACCACCAGGGCTATCTCAACGAGCCCATGATCCGCGACGGCTTTGCCGCCGGCACGCTCAACCCCTTCGGCCCCTCCAGCGCGGCCGGCCTGGCGCTGTACGAGGCGGCGCAGATCCGCGGCGAGGTGCGGCGCGCCGAAGGCAGCATGGACAGCCTGGACTTCAAGGCCAGCCGCGCGCTCGGGGCCCTGGCCGGCGGCGACCTGGCCCTGGCCCTGGGCGGCGAATTCCGCCGCGAGAAGCAGAACTACCGCCAGTCCGATGCGCTGGCGCAGGACCTGATCCTGGGCGAGACCTCGCAGGGCCCGGATGCCGACTTCGGCCATTCGCGCAAGGTGGCCGGCGTGTTCGCCGAGCTCAGCGCGCCGGTCACCAAGGAGCTGGAGCTGCAGGCCGCGCTGCGCTACGAGCGCTACCAGGTTACCGGCAGCGCCACCAGCCCCAAGCTGGGCCTGAAATACGTGCCGTCCAAGGAGCTGCTGCTGCGCGCCTCGGTGGGCGCGGGCTTCCGGGCGCCCAGCCTGTCGGACCTCTACCGCCCGGTCACCCAGGGCACCGCCGCCACCCTGGTGGACCCGGTGTGCATGGCCGCCGACCCCGGCAACACCGTGACCGACTGTTCCGACACCTGGGCCACCTTCCAGTTCAGCAACCCCAAGCTCAAGCCCGAGCGCTCGCGCCAGTTCTCGCTGGGCGCGGTGCTGGAGCCGCAGCGCGGCATGAACTTCAGCCTCGACTACTGGAACATCCAGAAGCGCGAGCTGATCAGCACCCTGGGGGTGGATTCCATCCTGGCCCATCTCGACAAATACGGCAGCCTGGTGCACCGCGACGAGGACGGTGTGATCGACCATATCGACCTGGTGAAGGAAAACCGCGGCCGCCAGAAGATCTCGGGCCTGGACCTGGGCGTGGCGCTGTCGGGCCTGAAGAGCAGCATCGGCACCTTCGGCCTGCGGCTGAATGGCACCTGGACGCTGGAGTCCAAGCAGCAGACCGGCAATGGCGATCCCTACATCAGCAACCTGGGCCACTTCATCAACGATGGCGTGGTGCAGCGCTGGCGCCATACGCTGGCGGCGGACTGGGAGCAGGGCCCCTGGAGCGCCACGCTGTCCAACAGCTACCTGTCCGCCTACACGGACCAGACCGTGATCGGCAAGGTCGATCGCCAGGTGGGCGCCTACTCGCTGTGGGATCTGACCGGGGCCTGGAAGTTCAACGCCGCGCTGACCCTGCGCGCCGGCGTGAAGAACCTGTTCAACACCGCCCCGCCGTTCTCGCAGCAGGCCTGGTTCTTCCTGTCCGGTTATGACCCGAGCTATACCGACACGCGTGGCCGCTTCTTCTACCTCAGCGCGCAATATCAATTCCGCTGA
- a CDS encoding cyanophycinase: protein MQSNSRHPLRLGAQGLTLLLASACWLAAQAATPSAAKTPPAPKTPPAISHVLAAPPASDAAEPAIKGHAVPIGGALKSDNDEVWGRLVSLAGGKGARFVVFGTAAEDPESSAKQVVELLQRRGAVAEALPVAPKFGWVDLNKVVRDPALIAKVRNAKGVFFTGGSQERIVDVLYPGGHATPMLDAIWDVYRRGGVVAGTSAGAAIMSKVMFRDAPSVISIMKGKWTEGKQIDRGLGFVGPDLFVDQHFLKRGRFGRMIPLMMAKGYKLGLGVEENSAAVIRGDEVEVIGGKGALLVDLTDVKSDPTLGALNLTNARLTYLDHGDRFNLKTRVTTPSALKLRSQRLEPGAPDFKPYYTDPLFYSDMLGDSAISNAMSYLIDSNLPEVRGISFEAAPKPGESLAELGFVFRLYKGPGSIGWSTDELGPEDYTVINLYLDITPVRLPQPLYGPWAPANRGTSPAATERDGSAQ from the coding sequence ATGCAAAGCAACTCCCGACACCCCCTGAGACTCGGCGCGCAAGGCCTGACCCTCTTGCTGGCCAGCGCCTGCTGGCTGGCCGCGCAGGCCGCCACGCCCAGCGCCGCCAAGACGCCGCCCGCGCCCAAGACCCCGCCGGCGATCAGCCATGTGCTGGCCGCGCCGCCCGCCAGCGATGCGGCCGAGCCGGCCATCAAGGGCCATGCGGTGCCGATCGGCGGGGCGCTGAAGTCCGACAACGACGAGGTCTGGGGCCGGCTGGTGAGCCTGGCCGGCGGCAAGGGCGCGCGCTTCGTGGTGTTCGGCACCGCCGCGGAAGATCCGGAAAGCAGCGCCAAGCAGGTGGTGGAGCTGCTGCAGCGCCGCGGTGCGGTGGCCGAGGCTCTGCCAGTGGCGCCCAAGTTCGGCTGGGTGGACCTCAACAAGGTGGTGCGCGACCCGGCCCTGATCGCCAAGGTGCGCAATGCCAAGGGCGTGTTCTTCACCGGCGGCTCGCAGGAGCGCATCGTCGACGTGCTCTACCCCGGCGGCCATGCCACGCCCATGCTCGACGCGATCTGGGACGTCTACCGCCGCGGCGGTGTGGTGGCCGGCACCTCGGCCGGCGCCGCCATCATGAGCAAGGTGATGTTCCGCGACGCACCCAGCGTCATCAGCATCATGAAGGGCAAGTGGACCGAGGGCAAGCAGATCGACCGCGGCCTCGGCTTCGTCGGCCCCGATCTGTTCGTCGACCAGCATTTCCTCAAGCGCGGCCGCTTCGGCCGCATGATCCCGCTGATGATGGCCAAGGGCTACAAGCTGGGCCTGGGCGTGGAGGAGAACTCGGCCGCGGTGATTCGCGGCGACGAGGTCGAGGTGATCGGCGGCAAGGGTGCCCTGCTGGTGGATCTGACCGACGTGAAGAGCGACCCGACCCTGGGCGCGCTCAACCTCACCAATGCGCGCCTGACCTATCTGGACCATGGCGACCGCTTCAACCTGAAGACGCGCGTCACCACGCCGTCAGCCCTGAAGCTGCGCAGCCAGAGGCTGGAGCCCGGCGCGCCCGACTTCAAGCCCTATTACACCGACCCGCTGTTCTATTCCGACATGCTAGGCGATTCGGCGATCTCCAACGCGATGAGCTACCTGATCGACAGCAACCTGCCCGAGGTGCGCGGCATCAGCTTCGAGGCCGCGCCCAAGCCGGGCGAGAGCCTGGCCGAGCTGGGTTTCGTGTTCCGCCTCTACAAGGGCCCCGGCAGCATAGGCTGGAGCACCGACGAGCTGGGCCCCGAGGACTACACCGTCATCAACCTCTACCTCGACATCACCCCGGTGCGCCTGCCGCAGCCGCTCTACGGCCCCTGGGCGCCGGCCAACCGCGGCACCAGCCCCGCCGCGACCGAGCGCGACGGCAGCGCGCAATAG
- a CDS encoding succinylglutamate desuccinylase/aspartoacylase family protein, with protein sequence MQIVRHALLPATPGLTHELISLHYGRPGHGLKASIQASLHADEVPGMLVAQHLRELLDELEAAGRIEGEIVLVPAANPLGMSQWQLRGMQGRFEFYSGENFNRHYADLAEPVAHQVQGLLGPDPLANVQLVRAALREAVAALPAGTVLASLRRTLLSLAIDADIVLDLHCDGEALLHFYTAEALWPEAALLGRCLGAELALLADASGDDPFDEACSMVWARLRARLANGPSAGWPLPLACLAATIELRGESDVRHELARRDALAIVHYLAERGLISGAVAQLPEAACEGLPLSGSMPLLAPQGGVLVFLREVGARLRAGEPVAELIDPISGQRSIVTSPIDGLFFARENRRMAVPGMRLGKVVGRQALRAGKLLSA encoded by the coding sequence ATGCAGATCGTCCGCCATGCCCTGCTCCCGGCCACCCCGGGGCTGACACATGAACTCATCAGCCTGCATTACGGCCGCCCCGGCCACGGGCTCAAGGCCAGCATCCAGGCCTCGTTGCACGCCGACGAGGTGCCGGGCATGCTGGTGGCCCAGCACCTGCGCGAGCTGCTGGACGAGCTGGAAGCCGCCGGCCGCATCGAGGGCGAGATCGTGCTGGTGCCGGCCGCCAACCCGCTGGGCATGAGCCAGTGGCAGCTGCGCGGCATGCAGGGCCGCTTCGAGTTCTACAGCGGCGAGAACTTCAACCGCCACTATGCCGACCTGGCCGAGCCGGTGGCACACCAGGTGCAAGGCCTGTTGGGGCCGGACCCGCTGGCCAATGTGCAGCTGGTGCGCGCGGCGCTGCGCGAGGCGGTGGCCGCGCTGCCGGCCGGCACCGTGCTGGCCAGCCTGCGCCGCACCCTGCTGAGCCTGGCGATCGATGCCGACATCGTGCTGGACCTGCATTGCGATGGCGAGGCCCTGCTGCATTTCTATACCGCCGAGGCGCTCTGGCCCGAGGCCGCCCTGCTGGGCCGCTGCCTGGGCGCCGAGCTGGCGCTGCTGGCCGATGCCTCGGGCGACGACCCCTTCGACGAGGCCTGCTCGATGGTCTGGGCGCGGCTGCGCGCGCGCCTGGCCAACGGCCCCAGCGCCGGCTGGCCGCTGCCGCTGGCCTGCCTGGCCGCCACCATCGAGCTGCGTGGCGAGAGCGATGTGCGCCACGAGCTGGCGCGCCGCGACGCGCTGGCCATCGTGCATTACCTGGCCGAGCGCGGCCTCATCAGCGGCGCCGTGGCGCAGCTACCCGAGGCGGCTTGCGAGGGCCTGCCGCTGTCGGGCTCGATGCCGCTGCTGGCGCCGCAGGGCGGGGTGCTGGTGTTCCTGCGCGAGGTCGGTGCGCGCCTGCGCGCCGGCGAGCCGGTGGCCGAGCTGATCGACCCCATCAGCGGCCAGCGCAGCATCGTCACGAGCCCCATCGACGGCCTGTTCTTCGCGCGCGAGAACCGCCGCATGGCGGTGCCCGGCATGCGCCTGGGCAAGGTGGTGGGCCGCCAGGCGCTGCGCGCCGGCAAGCTGCTGTCGGCCTGA
- a CDS encoding GlxA family transcriptional regulator yields MPGPIKLTRCAFLLLPGFGLQTLAGAMEALAAAKQLLDGEAYESLLLGAERSVTAGVGARLQCQPLAELGQLGDDAREPGLDAVFVVSDGAWQEQEALALAPALLPWLRACAARGLVLGGLGCGAAWLAEAGLLRGYRATLSWPHGAALAERHPEVLLSQHLYELDRDRLSCAGQQASQDLLLAWLGQRHGERIAQELAMALGLERLRGRDEHQRQSGRLGGAGNNGGSAKLAEAVALMEANLGEPLSTEDIAGLVGVSRRQLERLFKQHLDTLPARWYLSLRLERARRMLRQTSQSVLQIGLSCGFATASHFSNAYRAGFGCTPREERSRQSQAWRPPA; encoded by the coding sequence GTGCCCGGCCCGATCAAACTGACGCGTTGCGCCTTCCTGCTGCTGCCCGGCTTCGGCCTGCAGACGCTGGCGGGCGCCATGGAGGCGCTGGCCGCCGCCAAGCAGCTGTTGGACGGCGAGGCCTACGAGAGCCTGCTGCTGGGGGCCGAGCGCAGCGTCACGGCCGGCGTGGGCGCACGCCTGCAATGCCAGCCGCTGGCCGAGCTGGGCCAGCTCGGTGACGACGCGCGCGAGCCCGGCCTGGACGCGGTGTTCGTGGTCAGCGATGGCGCCTGGCAGGAGCAGGAGGCGCTGGCGCTGGCGCCCGCGCTGCTGCCCTGGCTGCGCGCCTGCGCCGCGCGCGGGCTGGTGCTGGGCGGCCTGGGCTGCGGCGCGGCCTGGCTGGCCGAGGCCGGCCTGCTGCGCGGCTACCGCGCCACGCTCAGCTGGCCGCATGGCGCGGCGCTGGCCGAGCGCCACCCCGAGGTGCTGCTGAGCCAGCATCTCTACGAGCTGGACCGCGACCGCCTCAGCTGCGCCGGCCAGCAGGCCAGCCAGGACCTGCTGCTGGCCTGGCTGGGCCAGCGCCACGGCGAGCGCATTGCGCAGGAGCTGGCCATGGCCCTGGGGCTGGAGCGCCTGCGCGGCCGCGACGAGCACCAGCGCCAGAGCGGCCGCCTGGGCGGCGCCGGCAACAACGGCGGCTCGGCCAAGCTGGCGGAGGCGGTGGCGCTGATGGAGGCCAATCTCGGCGAGCCGCTGTCCACCGAGGACATCGCCGGCCTGGTGGGCGTGTCGCGCCGCCAGCTGGAGCGCCTCTTCAAGCAGCATCTGGACACCCTGCCGGCGCGCTGGTACCTGAGCCTGCGGTTGGAGCGGGCGCGCCGCATGTTGCGCCAGACCAGCCAGTCGGTGCTGCAGATCGGCCTGTCCTGCGGCTTCGCCACCGCCTCGCATTTTTCCAACGCCTACCGCGCCGGCTTTGGCTGCACGCCGCGCGAGGAGCGCAGCCGCCAGAGCCAGGCCTGGCGCCCCCCGGCATGA
- a CDS encoding arginine N-succinyltransferase, with protein MSDHHPLCRYLLRPALPADLAALERLAHASAIGISSLPSNRAALQDKLERSAHAFESEDDATGEEIYLFVLEDLARDGAIIGTSGIEASPGFHDRFYSYRNEFIVQVSPELGTRNRIHTLHLCHDLTGVSLLTGFHIDPAYADGLAPQLLSRARLLFIAQFAERFSDRIASENPGPADDNGGCPFWDAVGRRFFDMDYPSAEALTSGRNKAYIAELMPQSPIYVPLLDEPAQWALGQLHAVGELPFAILLDEGFEADTYINIYDGGPTVEGRLQTLKSVRRARRRPSQAGTLQPGARWQLVSNGRRRDFRAVLLPADAAPTLTLDEASAAALALRIGEPVLAAALDWAAPAGAEEAA; from the coding sequence ATGAGTGACCACCACCCGCTGTGCCGCTACCTGCTGCGCCCGGCCCTGCCCGCCGACCTGGCGGCGCTGGAGCGCCTGGCCCATGCCAGCGCGATCGGCATCTCCTCCCTGCCCAGCAACCGCGCGGCCCTGCAGGACAAGCTGGAGCGCTCGGCCCATGCCTTCGAAAGCGAGGACGACGCCACCGGCGAGGAGATCTATCTGTTCGTGCTGGAGGATCTGGCGCGCGACGGCGCCATCATCGGCACCAGCGGCATCGAGGCCAGCCCCGGCTTCCACGATCGCTTCTACAGCTACCGCAACGAGTTCATCGTGCAGGTGAGCCCCGAACTGGGCACGCGCAACCGCATCCACACCCTGCACCTGTGCCACGACCTCACCGGCGTGAGCCTGCTGACCGGCTTCCACATCGACCCCGCCTATGCCGACGGCCTGGCGCCGCAGCTGCTGTCGCGCGCGCGCCTGCTCTTCATTGCGCAGTTCGCCGAGCGCTTCTCCGACCGCATCGCCTCCGAGAACCCCGGCCCGGCCGACGACAACGGCGGCTGCCCCTTCTGGGACGCGGTGGGGCGGCGCTTCTTCGACATGGACTACCCCAGCGCCGAGGCCCTCACCAGCGGCCGCAACAAGGCCTATATCGCCGAGCTGATGCCGCAGTCGCCGATCTATGTGCCGCTGCTGGACGAGCCCGCGCAATGGGCGCTGGGCCAGCTGCACGCGGTGGGCGAGCTGCCCTTCGCCATCCTGCTGGACGAGGGCTTCGAGGCCGACACCTATATCAACATCTACGACGGCGGCCCCACCGTGGAGGGGCGGCTGCAGACGCTCAAATCGGTGCGCCGCGCGCGCCGCCGGCCCAGCCAGGCCGGCACCCTGCAGCCCGGCGCGCGCTGGCAGCTGGTGAGCAACGGCCGGCGGCGCGACTTCCGCGCCGTGCTGCTGCCGGCCGATGCGGCACCGACGCTAACGCTCGACGAGGCCAGCGCCGCCGCGCTGGCGCTGCGCATCGGCGAGCCGGTGCTGGCGGCGGCGCTGGATTGGGCCGCGCCGGCCGGCGCAGAGGAGGCGGCATGA